CATCGCCCAAGAACAAAAAGTGGTCTCATTATTACCCATACAGGTTTTATCCTTCAGTATGTGACGGCTGATCTTGGATATGTAATTATGAATGGTGAGATCTACTGTAAGGGTAATCCTTTGGAGATTTTTGAGGGTATTCAGAAGTTTGGCTATGAAGGGTGCCAGAAGTGTCTAAGAAGGTGTGAATTTTGAGAAGGAGGATAGGATGAAAAATAATCAAATAGACCCAAAGGCGTATAAATCTGCCAAGGAAGCTAATGTTTTGGAGGATCTTTCTAAGCTTTCTTCTGAGGAAAGAGAAAGGTTGAAACTTCTCGGATTAGATGAGGCCCTTCCTCATGAAGGGGAGTTCGTGCAGGTTGATGCAAAGCCAGTGCTTTGTAAGAAAAAGGTAGAAGGGCTTGAGATTATGCCTATAACCCAGGCCTTAAAGACCTTTGATAAAATTGAAGAATATCTCTGGAAGGCGGTATCACCTGAAAAGGATGAATTCACTAAGGAGGCCGCTGAAGATCTGGATGATGGTTATTTTATCAGGGTTTTACCTGGTTATAAACTCGTTTATCCTGTGCAGACCTGTCTTTATATAAGAACCAGCCAGATTGCCCAGAAGGTTCACAATATTGTTATTGTTGAAGAAGGGGCAGAGCTTAATCTCATTACCTCCTGTTCAGTGCATCCTCATATTGATTCTGCTTTACACATTGGTATCTCAGAGTTCTATATTAAAAAGAGGGGAAAGCTTACCTTTACCATGGTGCACATGTGGGGAGAAAAGACCGCAGTTAGACCAAGAACAGGCATCTTTGTTGAGGAAGGAGGCACATATATCTCTACTTATGTTAGCCTTTTTCCTGTAAAAAGTATTCAGACCGCACCGATTTGCAGGCTAATTGGAGAGGAAGCACGCGCCTCCTTTGTAAGTATAATAGCCAATCACCCTGGTTCACATATTGACATTGGTGGAGAGGTGCACCTTGAGGCTGAAAATACAAGAACAGAGATTATTTCAAGAAATGTGGTATACGGAGGTGTTAATATCGCCAGAGGAAAAATTATTGCTAAAGCTCCAAAAGTTAAAGGGCATCTTGAGTGTCAGGGCCTTATGCTTAGTGATGAAGGACTGATGATGGCCATTCCCGAGCTTGACAGTCATTACTCTGATGTTGAGCTCACCCATGAGGCAGCAGTTGGAAAAATTGCAAGGGAAGAGGTTGAATATCTTATGGCAAGGGGATTAACAGAAGATGAAGCCACTTCCTTAATTGTTAAGGGATTTCTAAGTGTTAAAATTGAAGGACTTTCTCCTGAACTTCAAAAGCAGATTGACAAAACCCTTGAGCTTGCTAAACTTGGCTTTTAATGAACCCCAAGCCCTGGTTAAAGGACCTTAAGCCCTATCCCCCTGGAAAAACCTTAGAAGAAATTCAGAGGGAGCTCGGGCTTGAAGGTCCTATTTATAAATTGAATTCCAATGAAAATCCTCTTGGCCCATCTCCGAAGGTAATTTCAGCTCTTAAAGAAGCCCTAACTGAAATTCATCTCTATCCAGAGGCAAGCTATAAGACCTTACGATCTGCCCTTGCCAAAAGATGGAATTTATCTCCAGAAAATATCATCCTTGGAAATGGCTCAAACGAGATTCTTGAATTTGTCTTTAAGGCCTATCTTGAAAGGGATGACGAAATCATCATTAGTGAACCCTCCTTTTTGATGTATGAAAAATTTGGCGAGATCTATAGTGTTAAAATAAAAAAAATCCCCTTAACTCCAGATTTTAAACATAACTTAAAGGGAATCCTTTCTTCTATAACCAGTAAAACCAAAGCCATTTTTCTTGATCATCCCCACAATCCCACAGGCTCAACTTTAAAAAGGAGAGAATGGGAAGAATTTTTAGGGGAACTTCCTCAGGACATTCTGGTAGTCCTTGATGAGGCTTATGGGGAGTTTATTGAGGATGAAGAGGTGCCTATGGGAGTTGAGTTTTTGAAAAAGGGCTATCCAGTTCTTATAACCCGCACTTTTTCCAAAGCATTTGGGCTTGCAGGATTAAGGCTTGGTTATGGCATGGCAGATAGCTCAATCATTGACATCCTAAATCGGGTAAGACAGCCCTTCAATGTAAATCTTCTTGCAGTAAAAGCAGGTCTTGCAGTTCTTCAGGATGAAGATTACCAGAAAAGAAGTGTAGAACTTGTTTTCAGAGGGAGGAAATACTTGAGTTCTGAGCTTTCCAAGCTGGGTTTTAAGGTTTATCCCTCACAAGCCAATTTTATTATGGTTGATTTTGACAAATGGTGTGAATCGCTTTATGAATTTTTATTAAAAAGAGGTATATTTGTTCGACCCTTAAAGGCTTATGGATTTATTAATTGTGTAAGAATTACTATTGGGAAAGAAGAAGCCAATAAAGTTTTGATAGATAAAATCAAAGAATTTTTAATAAATTTTAAATAAAATTTATAATTTAAAACCTTGACAAAAGTTTAAAAGATTATATTATAACTCTCTTGACGAAAACAAAACTTAGGAGGAGTAGATCATGAGAAGAAAGATATTTTCTATTTTATTAGTTTGTTTTTCTTTATCTTTATTTTCACCTTTTTTAAGTTTTGGTGAGGAAAAAAAGGATACTAAAGATAATTCTACCCAACAGGAAACTCCTAAGAAAGAAAAAAAGAAAGATATTGGCTGTTAAAAATATTTTTAATCTGATTGTTTTTACAGTTTAATGCATAAGTTCCCATTTTTACAAGAAAAAGGAAGGATGGTAAAAGGTAAGAGGTGAGAGTAAAAGAACACTTACCAGGTAAACACATAGGTTTGTCCCTACTGTAAAAATTGGAATTAGATAAATATTATTCCAAAAGGATTGACCTGGGTTGAATGCATCTCCCTGTTGCAGACAGGGCTGCCAGTGCATGTAGACAGGGGGTAAATAATTATTTGCCCCTACTAAAGGAGCTACAATAATTACAGGAGAAGCTTTTTAGTTTAAGATAAAAGAATAATCCAATTTATCTGCTAAAAAGTCAAATTTCTTAGGTGGTTTTGAAAGGTCATCTTAGTTAATCTATAATGTCACTTACTTGCGCAGGAAGGGAGGCCACATAGTATGTTACAACAGGTATCACTATACAATAATTGTGTTCCATTTAAAAAATCCTATTGACTTTCAAAAGATAATGGCGCAAACATTGATATTGACAAAAATGTAAATTGATTTAAAATCCATTTTATATTTTATAGAGAGATTAAAAAAAATCTTTAAAGATTTTTTTAGTAAAAACAAGGGGAGAATTATGAGAAGAAAGGTAATGGCCCTTTTATTAGTTAGCTTTTCATTAGCCCTATTTTCACCCTTTTTAAGTTTAGCAGAAGAAAAAAAGGAAACTAAGGATAATGCTACTCAAAAGGAAACCCCCCAAAAAGAAAAAAAGAAGAGAGATAGGCTGTTAAATCCCTATAGCTCATAAAATTTTGAGTAAATCTTTGCAGATTTAACTTTTTGATATAAAATTATCTTATGGAATTTTTATATCTCAGTCTCATATTAGATCAGGAAGCCCGTATCCTTAGCTGTAATAAAAACTTTCTTAAACTTACAGGTTATACTCTGGAAGAAATTAAATTTAAAAGACTTTGTGAAATCCTTTATGATCCCAGATGTTGGGAAAACTCTGAAAAACTGAAGAGAGAATCTAAGTTCCCTTTAGATATAGAAATCACCCTTTCCCGTAAAAAGGGTGTTCCCCTTTATGTTCACGGGAAAATCAAGAAATTTTTCCACAATGGAAAAGAACTTTTCCTGCTTTTTGGCTGGAATATAACCGCCCTTAAAACTTATGAAAGACTTTATAGGCTTTTAAGACTTATAAATTCAATAATTACAAAGGCTCAAACTGAAGAGGAGATTTATCAAGAAATTTGCAAGGGGCTTGTTAATGAACTTGGGTTAAGATTTGCATGGGTGGGTGTGCCAGACTGGGAGAAAAAAATAGTAAAACCCCTTTATCATTATGGTTATGAGGCTGGTTATCTCTCTGAAATTACTATCTCTCTTGATCCTGAGATTCCTGAAGGTAAAGGCCCAACAGCTCAGGCGATAAGGGAAGGCAAAATTTCCATAAATCCCGATACCCGAACCAATCCCTATTATACCGCTTTTAGAGAGCCTGCCCTTAAGAGAGATTATCTTTCCAGTGTAGCTATCCCTCTCTTTGTGAAAGGTGAACTCCGGTCAGTTTTAAACCTCTATTCCAAAGAGCCCTATTATTTTAACCAGCTTCAGGAGGGGCTCCTTTATGAATTGAAAGAGGATCTTGAGTTTGCTATATCTCGGCTTGAGAAAGAACATTTTTTAGAATTAATAAGCACAGCTCTTACTAACTCTGACCTCTGGCTATTAATTACTGATGAAAGGGGAAATATTTTATATGCCAATACAGAGGTTATGTTGCTTACTGGTTACACAGAAGAGGAGCTATTGGGAAGGAATCTCTCTCTTTTTGAGGCTGAAAGGGGCTCCCCTGAGAGCCATCCAGAGATGTGGGATTATCTCTCTGAAGGGAGAAATTTTTCGGCTCTTTTTACCTATAGAAAAAAGAGTGGAGAAGTCTTTTACCTGGATCAAAAGGCCATACCAGTAGATTTTGGACCGGATAAAAAATATATAGTTTTTGCAGGCAGAGATCTAACCCTTCAAATTGGCCTTTTTGAAACTATAGAAAACCTCAAAAATTACGATCCTCTAACAGATAGCCTCTCCTTAAGAGGTTTACTGGATAAAGCTAAGACCTCTCTTCCCCACCTCAAAGGGAATGCCCTTTTTATTGTCCTCGATTTATATCAATTTACATATATAAACGATCACTATGGCTTTCTGATTGGTGATGAGATTTTAAGGTTCTTAGCACGGAGACTAAAAGGAATTCTCAGGGAATCTGATTATTTAGCAAGAGTGGCCTCGGATGAATTTTGTCTTTTTATTTCCGGAATAAAGAATGAAGAAGAGATAGCCTCTAAGCTTTATGAAATAGGTAAGCTTATCTCAGGACCCATTGAGATAAAAAGTGAAAAATTGAGCCTTAAGTATAATCTTGGGGTTTCTCTTTATCCTCTTGATGGAAGTGATCCTGAGGATCTCTATCGCAAGGCTAATTCTGCCTGTTCCTTGGCTAAAAAAGAAGGTCCCAATGTGATAAAATTTTATGGAAAAGAAGTGGAAGTTCTTATTAAAAAGACCCTGGAGGTAGAAAGGCTCATAGAGGAGGCTTTAAACTTTGGATATTTTCAGTTTTATTTTCAACCTTACTTTGATACGCATAACCTTTTATTATCAGGTGCTGAGGCATTAATAAGAATAGTTAAACCAAATGGGGAGGTGATTTCCCCTGGAGTTTTTATTTCTCACTTGGAGACCTCTCCTCTGAGAAGGGACTTTGAAGTGTGGGCTATAAAGACCCTTGTTGAAAAGATAAATCTCTGGAAACTACCTATAGGATTAAATCTCTATCCCGATACTTTTGGGGATGAGTCTTTTTGGGATGAGGTTACAACTTTTCTGGAAGGACTTGAAGGTCCTCTTGTCCTTGAAATCACTGAAAGGGGGTTTATAAAAAATCCAGAAGGAATTGTTGAGGTTTTTAGAAGCCTAAAAGAAAAATATCCTTACTTGAGATTTGCCCTTGATGACTTTGGAACAGGTTATAGCAACATGAGTTATCTCCGTAAATTACCCTTAGATTATTTAAAGATTGATCTAACCTTTGTGCGGGAAATTGAATCTGATGATAGGGTAAGAGGCATTGTGAAAACCATAATTGATTTAGCCCATATTTTGCAAGCTAAGGCTTTAGCAGAGGGCGTTGAATCTCAAGAACAGATTCAGATTCTTGATATTATGGGATGTGACTATCTTCAGGGATTTTATTTTGAAAAACCTATTCCTGAAAAAGATTTTATAAAAAAGTATCTACCTAAGATTAATTTATCTTGAAGATGCCTTCTGCTCTAAATTCTATCTTGAGAGAGGTTTTTTGATTTACTGGTAGAGGGCTTACGGCACTGAGGCACCTCTCGATTGCCCGATTAAAGGCAGGCTCTGGGGATCTCTGAATAAAATTAATCTTGGTTATCTCTCCTGAATTACTTACCTCAATCTCCACTAAAGCACTTAAGCCTTTTTTGTTTTTGAGATAAATGGGGACCTCAAAATGGGTCTGCAGTTTTCTCTTCACTAATAAAAGGTAGTCCTGAGATAATGGGCTTGCGGAAGAAGTAGTAGTAGGGGTAAAGGGTCTTTCTTGAATTCCCTCTTTGAGAGGGCCTTTTTCTTTTATTCTGTTTTTAAGGGAAGCAAGTTTGTTTTGTAAAAATTCCATTTCATCTTTTTCCTGATGGCTTATTTGATTTTCCTTAGCTTTGAGTTGAGAAAGCCTCTCTTTCAAAAGGGATTCTTCAGAGGGTTTAGATTCAGGAGTGCTTTTTTTTACCTGGAGTTTAGAGGCCTCTTTAGGAGGCTTTTCTTGAACCTTTGAGGAAGAGGGGAGAGGGGGAGTCTCTCTGGGAGAACTTATGGGGGGCAAGGCCTGTGGCTTAACCTCTGATTGAGAGAGAAAGGAGGGACTTTCAAGAAGAGTAATTTTTACTTCCTCTTTCTTTTTTACTGAAAAAGAAAGACCTGTTAAAAGAAGGAAGCTTAAGAAAATATTTATAAAGAGGGAGAGAAAAACTGCAGAAAGATTAAGGGCCATGATGATTAGCTTTCAGGTAAGGTAAGAAGTCCTATCTGATTAAAACCTGCTCTTTTTACTTCAGATAGAACCTTTGCAACCACCTCATAGGTAGCTAAGCGGTCTGCCTCAATCTGCACCTCCTCAACGAGCTTATTCTTTCGGGCTTCTTTTAGCCAGCTTGAAAGCCTCTCAAGGCTAACCTTTTCTCCATAAATTTTTATCTCCCCATTTTGGGTAATGGTTATCTTAAGGGGTTCTCTTTCTTTACGAGAGATAGGGGTGTCTTTGGTCTTAGGTAGATCTACCTCAAGCCCTGAGGTCATAAGAGGGGCAGTGATCATAAATATGATCAAAATTACTAAAACTATATCCACTAAGGGAATTATGTTTATCTCGTCTTGCAGTTTTTTTTTAACTTTCATC
This window of the Caldimicrobium thiodismutans genome carries:
- a CDS encoding EAL domain-containing protein, whose product is MEFLYLSLILDQEARILSCNKNFLKLTGYTLEEIKFKRLCEILYDPRCWENSEKLKRESKFPLDIEITLSRKKGVPLYVHGKIKKFFHNGKELFLLFGWNITALKTYERLYRLLRLINSIITKAQTEEEIYQEICKGLVNELGLRFAWVGVPDWEKKIVKPLYHYGYEAGYLSEITISLDPEIPEGKGPTAQAIREGKISINPDTRTNPYYTAFREPALKRDYLSSVAIPLFVKGELRSVLNLYSKEPYYFNQLQEGLLYELKEDLEFAISRLEKEHFLELISTALTNSDLWLLITDERGNILYANTEVMLLTGYTEEELLGRNLSLFEAERGSPESHPEMWDYLSEGRNFSALFTYRKKSGEVFYLDQKAIPVDFGPDKKYIVFAGRDLTLQIGLFETIENLKNYDPLTDSLSLRGLLDKAKTSLPHLKGNALFIVLDLYQFTYINDHYGFLIGDEILRFLARRLKGILRESDYLARVASDEFCLFISGIKNEEEIASKLYEIGKLISGPIEIKSEKLSLKYNLGVSLYPLDGSDPEDLYRKANSACSLAKKEGPNVIKFYGKEVEVLIKKTLEVERLIEEALNFGYFQFYFQPYFDTHNLLLSGAEALIRIVKPNGEVISPGVFISHLETSPLRRDFEVWAIKTLVEKINLWKLPIGLNLYPDTFGDESFWDEVTTFLEGLEGPLVLEITERGFIKNPEGIVEVFRSLKEKYPYLRFALDDFGTGYSNMSYLRKLPLDYLKIDLTFVREIESDDRVRGIVKTIIDLAHILQAKALAEGVESQEQIQILDIMGCDYLQGFYFEKPIPEKDFIKKYLPKINLS
- a CDS encoding ExbD/TolR family protein, producing the protein MKVKKKLQDEINIIPLVDIVLVILIIFMITAPLMTSGLEVDLPKTKDTPISRKEREPLKITITQNGEIKIYGEKVSLERLSSWLKEARKNKLVEEVQIEADRLATYEVVAKVLSEVKRAGFNQIGLLTLPES
- a CDS encoding SufB/SufD family protein, with the protein product MKNNQIDPKAYKSAKEANVLEDLSKLSSEERERLKLLGLDEALPHEGEFVQVDAKPVLCKKKVEGLEIMPITQALKTFDKIEEYLWKAVSPEKDEFTKEAAEDLDDGYFIRVLPGYKLVYPVQTCLYIRTSQIAQKVHNIVIVEEGAELNLITSCSVHPHIDSALHIGISEFYIKKRGKLTFTMVHMWGEKTAVRPRTGIFVEEGGTYISTYVSLFPVKSIQTAPICRLIGEEARASFVSIIANHPGSHIDIGGEVHLEAENTRTEIISRNVVYGGVNIARGKIIAKAPKVKGHLECQGLMLSDEGLMMAIPELDSHYSDVELTHEAAVGKIAREEVEYLMARGLTEDEATSLIVKGFLSVKIEGLSPELQKQIDKTLELAKLGF
- a CDS encoding TonB C-terminal domain-containing protein, with the protein product MALNLSAVFLSLFINIFLSFLLLTGLSFSVKKKEEVKITLLESPSFLSQSEVKPQALPPISSPRETPPLPSSSKVQEKPPKEASKLQVKKSTPESKPSEESLLKERLSQLKAKENQISHQEKDEMEFLQNKLASLKNRIKEKGPLKEGIQERPFTPTTTSSASPLSQDYLLLVKRKLQTHFEVPIYLKNKKGLSALVEIEVSNSGEITKINFIQRSPEPAFNRAIERCLSAVSPLPVNQKTSLKIEFRAEGIFKIN
- the hisC gene encoding histidinol-phosphate transaminase yields the protein MNPKPWLKDLKPYPPGKTLEEIQRELGLEGPIYKLNSNENPLGPSPKVISALKEALTEIHLYPEASYKTLRSALAKRWNLSPENIILGNGSNEILEFVFKAYLERDDEIIISEPSFLMYEKFGEIYSVKIKKIPLTPDFKHNLKGILSSITSKTKAIFLDHPHNPTGSTLKRREWEEFLGELPQDILVVLDEAYGEFIEDEEVPMGVEFLKKGYPVLITRTFSKAFGLAGLRLGYGMADSSIIDILNRVRQPFNVNLLAVKAGLAVLQDEDYQKRSVELVFRGRKYLSSELSKLGFKVYPSQANFIMVDFDKWCESLYEFLLKRGIFVRPLKAYGFINCVRITIGKEEANKVLIDKIKEFLINFK